A region of Argentina anserina chromosome 5, drPotAnse1.1, whole genome shotgun sequence DNA encodes the following proteins:
- the LOC126795461 gene encoding uncharacterized protein LOC126795461, with protein sequence MSLDEAGLHRKLQLNELEEIRNEAYDASWIYKEITRAYHDKMIKGKKFQVGQKVLLFHSRLMLFLGKLRSRWVGPFVVTNVFAHGAVEIQSDTTGKAFKVNGHRLKP encoded by the coding sequence ATGAGCTTGGATGAAGCAGGTCTACATCGAAAgttgcagctcaatgagcttgaggagattagGAATGAGGCTTACGATGCTTCgtggatttacaaggagatAACCCGTGCTTATCATGACAAAATGATTAAGGGAAAGAAGTTCCAAGTGGGCCAGAAAGTTCTGTTATTCCATTCGAGGCTTATGTTGTTTCTAGGGAAACTTCGTTCACGTTGGGTTggcccatttgttgttactaacgtgtttgctcatggtgcagttGAGATTCAAAGTGATACAACAGGAAAGgcattcaaggtgaatgggcatcgacttaagccctaa